One genomic segment of Nocardia spumae includes these proteins:
- the pknB gene encoding Stk1 family PASTA domain-containing Ser/Thr kinase yields the protein MKLGGQQLIGQMLDGRYRIDAPIARGGMSMVFRGVDTRLDRPVAIKVMDPKFSGDPQFLTRFEFEARSVAKLKHSSLVAVYDQGIDGEYPFLIMELVEGGTLRELLRERGPMPPHAVRAVAEPVLRAIGVAHAAGLVHRDIKPENVLISDAGEVKIADFGLVRAVAGSNLTSASVILGTAAYLSPEQVTAGSADARSDVYSFGILIFEMLTGRVPFTGDTSLSIAYQRVEKDVPSPSDFIDGVPPEFDELVARATAREPAHRFADATEMAIELHRLATALQLPDYRVPAPRESAEHLSARYRVPQTPAAMHEPPHVGGPVTEATTRLAAEPSHTKVMTAAHPMPEPERPRQPPQPPYREEFLPDRGRSRRRVLIWAAVVVTLALLLGIGGWWLGVGRYSSVPPIAGMSSEQAATTLKNAGFGTTTRDRASDIIPVGGVVGTDPSAGARVLKGSTVAVLVSSGQPHVPEFQPGQDAKTVNQLIRDAGLQPVDSGERPSTAPKGSVAQLEPSPGTVLPTGAQVKVYRSKGSQPVRLPDLRGKTVDEAKSVLQNAGISVAGTRDEFDGRVKPGQVAGTDPAAGTQVLSGSSVTLIISNSVQVPDVTGKNAAAARTELEGLGLKVVLNQVFSGDRGTVRVQSPFAGSNVAPGSTVTLTVLPF from the coding sequence GTGAAACTCGGAGGACAGCAGTTGATCGGCCAGATGCTGGACGGGCGCTACCGCATCGACGCGCCGATCGCGCGCGGTGGGATGTCGATGGTTTTCCGGGGAGTCGACACCCGGCTGGACCGGCCCGTGGCGATCAAGGTGATGGACCCGAAGTTCTCCGGCGATCCACAGTTCTTGACCCGGTTCGAATTCGAGGCCCGCTCCGTGGCCAAACTGAAGCATTCGTCGCTGGTCGCGGTGTACGACCAGGGCATCGACGGCGAGTACCCGTTCCTCATCATGGAGCTGGTGGAGGGCGGCACCCTGCGCGAACTGCTGCGCGAACGCGGGCCGATGCCACCGCACGCGGTGCGCGCGGTCGCCGAGCCGGTCCTGCGCGCGATCGGCGTCGCGCACGCCGCCGGCCTGGTCCATCGCGATATCAAACCGGAGAACGTGCTGATCTCCGATGCCGGCGAGGTCAAGATCGCCGATTTCGGGCTGGTCCGGGCGGTGGCCGGATCGAATCTGACCTCGGCCAGCGTCATCCTCGGTACCGCGGCGTATCTGTCGCCCGAACAGGTCACCGCCGGTAGCGCCGATGCCCGCAGCGATGTCTACTCCTTCGGCATCCTGATCTTCGAAATGCTCACCGGCCGCGTTCCCTTCACCGGCGACACCTCGCTCTCGATCGCCTATCAGCGGGTGGAGAAGGATGTGCCGAGCCCGAGCGACTTCATCGACGGGGTGCCGCCGGAATTCGACGAGCTGGTCGCCCGGGCCACTGCCCGTGAGCCCGCCCATCGCTTCGCCGACGCCACCGAGATGGCGATCGAACTGCATCGCCTGGCGACCGCCCTACAGCTGCCCGACTATCGCGTGCCCGCACCGCGCGAATCGGCCGAACACCTGTCCGCGCGCTATCGAGTGCCGCAGACCCCGGCGGCGATGCACGAACCCCCGCACGTCGGCGGCCCGGTCACCGAGGCCACGACCAGGCTGGCCGCCGAACCCTCGCACACCAAGGTCATGACGGCGGCCCATCCGATGCCCGAGCCCGAGCGGCCGCGTCAGCCACCGCAGCCGCCCTACCGGGAGGAATTCCTGCCCGATCGAGGCCGATCGCGGCGCCGGGTGCTGATCTGGGCGGCCGTGGTCGTCACGCTGGCACTGCTGCTGGGTATCGGCGGCTGGTGGCTGGGTGTCGGCCGGTATTCCTCGGTCCCGCCGATCGCCGGGATGAGCAGTGAACAGGCCGCCACGACTCTGAAGAACGCCGGGTTCGGCACGACGACGCGCGACCGGGCCTCCGACATCATCCCGGTCGGCGGGGTGGTGGGCACCGATCCCTCGGCCGGGGCGCGGGTGCTGAAGGGATCGACGGTCGCGGTGCTGGTGTCGAGCGGGCAGCCGCATGTGCCCGAATTCCAGCCGGGCCAGGATGCGAAGACGGTGAATCAGCTCATCCGCGATGCCGGATTGCAGCCCGTCGACAGCGGCGAGCGCCCCAGCACGGCGCCCAAGGGTTCGGTGGCACAACTGGAACCGTCGCCCGGAACCGTTCTGCCCACCGGCGCCCAGGTGAAGGTCTATCGCAGTAAGGGTTCGCAGCCGGTGCGCCTGCCCGATCTGCGCGGCAAGACAGTGGACGAAGCCAAATCGGTGCTGCAGAACGCGGGGATCTCGGTGGCGGGCACCCGCGACGAATTCGATGGCAGGGTCAAGCCGGGGCAGGTCGCCGGCACCGATCCCGCGGCCGGCACGCAGGTGCTGTCCGGCAGTTCGGTCACCCTGATCATCTCCAATTCGGTTCAGGTTCCGGATGTCACGGGTAAGAACGCCGCAGCGGCCCGCACCGAACTAGAGGGTCTGGGCCTGAAAGTGGTGCTGAACCAGGTGTTCAGTGGCGACCGGGGCACGGTGCGCGTGCAGTCACCGTTCGCCGGGTCGAATGTGGCGCCCGGATCCACGGTGACGCTCACGGTCCTGCCCTTCTGA
- a CDS encoding class II 3-deoxy-7-phosphoheptulonate synthase, whose protein sequence is MNWTVDVPIDRLPELPPLPAELRRRLDEALARPALQQPSWDAEQAATMRTVLESVPPLCVPAEVEELRRHLAEVARGEAFLMQGGDCAETFADNTEPHIRGNIRTLLQMAVVLTYGASLPVVKVARIAGQYAKPRSADVDALGLKSYRGDMVNSLVAEAAPREHDPSRLVRAYANASAAMNLVRALTGAGMADLHKVHDWNRDFVAQSPAGARYEQMASEIDRGLAFMNACRVQDPSLQSAKIYCSHEALVLDYERAMLRLAQNAAGDPVLYDLSAHFLWIGERTRQLDGAHIAFAELLANPIGIKIGPSTTPDQAVEYVERLDPNNEPGRLTLVARMSNMKVRDVLPPIIEKVQATGHQVIWQCDPMHGNTHESSTGYKTRHFDRIVDEVQGFFEVHHALGTHPGGLHIELTGENVTECLGGAQDISDLDLEDRYETACDPRLNTQQSLELAFLVAEMLR, encoded by the coding sequence GTGAACTGGACCGTCGACGTACCGATCGATCGCTTGCCGGAACTGCCACCGTTGCCCGCCGAGCTCCGTCGGCGTCTCGACGAGGCACTCGCCCGCCCGGCCCTGCAGCAGCCTTCGTGGGATGCGGAGCAGGCCGCAACCATGCGTACCGTCCTCGAGAGTGTGCCGCCGCTGTGCGTGCCCGCCGAGGTCGAGGAACTGCGCCGGCATCTGGCCGAGGTGGCGCGCGGCGAGGCGTTTCTGATGCAGGGTGGCGACTGCGCGGAGACGTTCGCCGACAACACCGAACCGCATATCCGTGGCAACATCCGCACCCTGCTGCAGATGGCCGTGGTGCTGACCTACGGCGCGAGCCTGCCGGTGGTCAAGGTCGCCCGGATCGCGGGCCAGTACGCCAAACCCCGGTCCGCCGATGTGGACGCGCTGGGCCTCAAGTCCTACCGCGGCGATATGGTCAACTCCCTCGTCGCCGAGGCCGCCCCTCGCGAGCACGATCCGTCCCGGCTGGTGCGGGCCTACGCCAATGCCAGCGCGGCGATGAATCTGGTGCGCGCGCTGACCGGCGCCGGAATGGCCGATCTGCACAAGGTGCACGATTGGAATCGCGATTTCGTGGCGCAGTCGCCGGCCGGGGCCCGCTACGAGCAGATGGCCTCCGAGATCGACCGCGGTCTGGCCTTCATGAACGCCTGCCGGGTACAGGACCCGAGCCTGCAGTCGGCCAAGATCTACTGCAGCCACGAGGCCCTGGTTCTCGACTACGAGCGCGCGATGCTGCGGTTGGCCCAGAACGCCGCCGGTGATCCGGTGCTCTACGACCTGTCCGCGCACTTCCTGTGGATCGGGGAGCGCACCCGCCAGCTCGACGGCGCGCATATCGCCTTCGCCGAACTGCTGGCCAACCCGATCGGCATCAAGATCGGCCCGTCCACCACGCCGGATCAGGCGGTGGAGTACGTCGAGCGACTCGACCCCAACAACGAGCCGGGCCGGCTCACGCTGGTGGCCCGGATGAGCAATATGAAGGTTCGCGATGTGCTGCCGCCGATCATCGAGAAGGTGCAGGCGACCGGACATCAGGTGATCTGGCAGTGCGATCCCATGCACGGCAACACCCACGAGTCCTCCACCGGCTACAAGACCCGTCACTTCGATCGCATCGTCGACGAGGTGCAGGGTTTCTTCGAGGTGCATCACGCGCTGGGCACCCATCCGGGCGGTCTGCACATCGAACTGACCGGTGAGAACGTCACCGAATGCCTCGGTGGCGCCCAGGACATCTCCGATCTCGATCTGGAGGACCGGTACGAGACGGCCTGCGATCCGCGCCTGAATACCCAGCAGTCCTTGGAATTGGCATTCCTGGTCGCCGAGATGCTGCGGTGA
- a CDS encoding polyadenylate-specific 3'-exoribonuclease AS, with translation MKYFYDSEFIEDGTTIDLISIGVVCEDGREYYAVSTEFDPERAGQWVRRNVLPKLPSPSSPLWRSRQRIRDELYQFLVPRPAVRPELWAWAGAYDHVALCQLWGSMVDLPAALPRYTNELRQHWDQYGRPELPPVPADAHDALADARHNLAKYEAIEAFRRGGAAVDRR, from the coding sequence GTGAAGTATTTCTACGACTCGGAATTCATCGAGGACGGCACGACGATCGACCTGATTTCGATCGGTGTGGTCTGCGAGGACGGCCGGGAATACTACGCGGTGTCGACCGAATTCGATCCGGAGCGGGCCGGGCAGTGGGTGCGGCGCAATGTGTTGCCGAAACTTCCCTCGCCGTCCTCGCCGCTGTGGCGCAGCCGGCAGCGGATTCGCGACGAGCTCTATCAATTCCTCGTGCCGCGGCCCGCCGTGCGACCGGAGTTGTGGGCATGGGCGGGGGCCTACGATCACGTGGCCCTGTGCCAGCTGTGGGGATCGATGGTGGACCTGCCGGCGGCACTGCCGCGCTACACCAACGAACTGCGCCAGCACTGGGATCAGTACGGGCGTCCCGAACTGCCGCCGGTGCCCGCCGACGCCCACGACGCGCTCGCCGACGCCCGGCACAATTTGGCCAAGTACGAGGCGATCGAGGCATTCCGGCGCGGCGGTGCGGCTGTCGACCGGCGTTGA
- a CDS encoding lysophospholipid acyltransferase family protein — MFYWLLKFVLVGPFMHVYNRPKVEGVENIPADGAVILAGNHLSFTDWLFTPLLSPRRITYLAKAEYFTTPGLKGRLQKFFFSGTGQYPIDRSGASAAEDALNTARKLLEQGRMVGLYPEGTRSPDGRLYKGKTGVARLALETGVPVIPVALIGTDEVCPPGPFRWRHRRVTVKFGAPIDFSRYEGMGGNRFVERAVTDEIMYELMRMSGQEYVDVYAASLKKDVPSGSRPDAERIPATLAS; from the coding sequence ATGTTCTACTGGCTGCTCAAATTCGTGCTGGTCGGGCCCTTCATGCATGTATACAACCGTCCCAAGGTCGAGGGCGTGGAGAATATCCCCGCCGACGGAGCAGTCATCCTCGCCGGTAATCATCTTTCGTTCACGGACTGGTTGTTCACCCCGTTGCTGAGCCCCCGCCGAATCACCTATCTGGCGAAAGCCGAATACTTCACCACTCCGGGACTCAAGGGCCGGCTGCAGAAATTCTTCTTCTCCGGCACCGGTCAGTACCCGATCGACCGCAGTGGCGCCAGCGCCGCCGAGGACGCGCTCAACACCGCCCGCAAACTGCTGGAGCAGGGCCGCATGGTGGGCCTGTACCCGGAGGGCACGCGGTCGCCCGATGGCCGGCTGTACAAGGGCAAGACCGGTGTGGCACGCCTCGCCCTGGAGACCGGTGTCCCGGTGATCCCGGTGGCGCTGATCGGTACCGACGAGGTGTGCCCGCCCGGTCCGTTCCGCTGGCGTCATCGTCGCGTCACCGTGAAATTCGGTGCGCCGATCGACTTCTCGCGCTACGAGGGCATGGGCGGTAACCGGTTCGTCGAGCGCGCCGTCACCGACGAGATCATGTACGAGCTGATGCGGATGTCGGGTCAGGAGTACGTCGACGTCTACGCCGCCAGCCTGAAGAAGGATGTTCCCTCGGGTAGCCGTCCCGATGCGGAGCGCATCCCGGCGACTCTCGCGAGCTGA
- a CDS encoding ROK family protein, producing the protein MTPRIGRDTPLTVGIDVGGTNIRASVVDGTGEVLDTVQAPTPHSAHALEDGLDRAVRELCARHEIGAVGLAVAGFVDESRSSVRFAPHLPWEDTAVAGRLTRRLGLPVILEHDANAAMWAEYRFGAASGAHNGVLVAIGTGIGAALLVEGRLYRGSFGVAPELGHLQVVPNGRVCPCGKRGCWERYCSGTALVDTAIEMLATDPLPSTILAREVVGDPGSLTGRRVAGAAHDGDPVALRVMADFARWLGLGLAFVSDIFDPDLIVIAGGVSSSAPLFLDDARDHYAAAITGARHRPLARIRTTQLGEAAGMIGAAELARAALDSDSEHRAADTDRGADAARRRARTTAGRE; encoded by the coding sequence ATGACCCCCCGCATCGGGCGGGATACTCCGCTGACCGTCGGCATCGATGTCGGCGGGACGAATATTCGCGCCTCGGTCGTCGACGGGACCGGTGAGGTGCTCGATACCGTGCAGGCGCCCACTCCGCATTCGGCGCACGCGCTCGAGGACGGCCTCGATCGCGCGGTGCGGGAGCTGTGCGCGCGCCACGAGATCGGCGCGGTCGGGCTGGCGGTCGCCGGATTCGTCGACGAATCCAGGTCCTCGGTCCGGTTCGCTCCACACCTGCCGTGGGAGGACACCGCGGTGGCGGGGCGGCTCACCCGGCGTCTCGGCCTGCCGGTCATCCTCGAACACGATGCCAATGCCGCGATGTGGGCGGAATACCGATTCGGTGCGGCGTCGGGCGCGCACAACGGCGTCCTGGTCGCGATCGGGACCGGAATCGGCGCGGCGCTGCTGGTCGAGGGCCGCCTCTATCGCGGAAGTTTCGGGGTCGCACCGGAACTCGGACATCTGCAGGTGGTGCCGAACGGCCGGGTGTGCCCGTGCGGTAAACGCGGATGCTGGGAACGCTATTGCAGCGGAACGGCTCTGGTGGACACCGCGATCGAGATGCTGGCCACCGATCCCTTGCCGTCGACGATTCTGGCGCGCGAGGTGGTGGGTGATCCCGGTTCGCTGACCGGACGCCGGGTCGCGGGCGCCGCGCACGACGGCGATCCGGTGGCGCTGCGGGTGATGGCCGACTTCGCCCGCTGGCTCGGGCTGGGCCTGGCATTCGTCAGCGATATCTTCGATCCGGATCTGATCGTGATCGCCGGCGGGGTCAGCTCCTCGGCGCCGCTGTTCCTCGACGATGCCCGCGATCACTACGCGGCCGCGATCACCGGTGCCCGGCATCGCCCGCTGGCCCGGATCCGCACCACGCAGCTCGGGGAAGCGGCCGGCATGATCGGCGCGGCCGAACTCGCCCGTGCCGCGCTGGATTCCGACAGTGAACACCGGGCCGCCGACACCGATCGTGGCGCCGACGCGGCGCGCCGCCGGGCCCGTACCACCGCGGGGCGGGAATGA
- a CDS encoding ArsA family ATPase, whose translation MTPAAPRGRGAVTTRLELFIGKGGVGKTTLACAAAIAAVQAGQRVLVASVDQAHSLGDALGFRFAHDPGTVAGVVTVAPGFDVIEIDSLALLEDRFRDVVLMLSGAGHDHGIDLAALDPAELTGLPGVQELLALTEIAQFAGEDDWDLIIVDCPPSADMLRIVTAPDTLLGYLERVWPTHARVLSATGTDLRRAVLASTVERIAAAVTAIRDLLADPQRTGARLITGAERVALAESARVRSAAALLGMRLDAVVVNKVLPPVPPPEGPPHPAVQWYLQRRTEQLDVIGDLRRRIPDVPVTIAHHSGPEPVGPHALSALAQALPVRGNPAVPAPDPMLGGATPGSVAGEPEVRWESGTGLESVFTLRMRLPVVDPGTVRLGRVEDDVIVGADGVRRRLRLAPVLRRCTVEGAELDGEHLVVRFRPDPGVWPQ comes from the coding sequence CTGACCCCGGCCGCGCCGCGTGGTCGTGGTGCCGTCACGACCCGGCTCGAACTGTTCATCGGCAAGGGCGGGGTCGGTAAGACCACGCTCGCGTGCGCGGCGGCCATCGCCGCGGTGCAGGCCGGACAGCGAGTGCTGGTCGCCTCGGTGGATCAGGCCCATTCCCTGGGTGACGCCCTGGGTTTCCGGTTCGCGCACGATCCCGGCACGGTGGCCGGGGTCGTCACGGTCGCACCCGGATTCGACGTCATCGAGATCGATTCCCTTGCGCTGCTGGAGGATCGGTTCCGCGATGTGGTGCTGATGTTGTCCGGCGCCGGTCACGATCACGGTATCGACCTCGCCGCCCTGGATCCGGCCGAGCTGACCGGACTGCCGGGTGTGCAGGAACTGCTGGCATTGACCGAGATCGCGCAGTTCGCGGGTGAGGACGACTGGGATCTGATCATCGTGGACTGTCCGCCCTCGGCGGATATGTTGCGCATCGTCACCGCGCCGGACACGCTGCTGGGCTATCTGGAGCGCGTGTGGCCCACCCATGCCCGGGTGCTCAGCGCGACCGGCACCGATCTGCGGCGCGCGGTACTGGCCTCGACGGTGGAGCGGATCGCCGCCGCGGTCACCGCGATTCGCGATCTGCTGGCCGATCCGCAGCGCACCGGCGCCCGCCTGATCACCGGGGCCGAACGGGTCGCGCTGGCCGAATCGGCCCGGGTGCGCTCGGCGGCGGCGCTGCTGGGTATGCGGCTGGACGCGGTGGTGGTGAACAAGGTGCTGCCGCCGGTGCCCCCGCCCGAGGGCCCGCCGCATCCGGCGGTGCAGTGGTATCTGCAGCGCCGTACCGAACAACTCGACGTGATCGGCGATCTGCGCCGCCGCATCCCGGATGTGCCGGTGACGATCGCACACCACAGCGGCCCGGAACCGGTCGGGCCGCACGCACTGTCGGCACTGGCGCAGGCGCTGCCCGTTCGTGGCAACCCTGCGGTTCCGGCGCCAGACCCTATGCTGGGCGGAGCGACACCGGGCAGCGTGGCGGGGGAGCCGGAGGTGCGATGGGAGTCGGGCACCGGTTTGGAATCGGTATTCACGTTGCGGATGCGTCTGCCGGTGGTCGACCCGGGAACTGTGCGACTGGGACGAGTGGAGGACGATGTGATCGTGGGAGCGGACGGAGTCCGGCGGCGGCTACGCCTGGCACCGGTATTGCGGCGATGCACGGTCGAGGGCGCCGAACTCGACGGTGAACACCTCGTCGTGCGGTTCCGGCCCGACCCGGGAGTCTGGCCGCAATGA
- a CDS encoding SRPBCC family protein, whose translation MADRTQRSIIVDAPSDRVMAVIADLQSYPEWVSAARSVDVLETYPDGRARTARFVLDAGVVKDTYVLSYTWRADGRAVSWKLVSGELQKAQDGTYELIDQPDGTTQVVYELTVDLTIPMIGMFKRKAEKVITDTALKELKKRVEG comes from the coding sequence ATGGCCGACCGGACCCAGAGGTCGATCATCGTCGATGCCCCCTCGGATCGAGTGATGGCCGTTATCGCCGATCTGCAGTCGTATCCGGAATGGGTATCGGCGGCGCGATCGGTGGACGTGCTGGAGACCTATCCCGACGGGCGCGCTCGCACGGCTCGCTTCGTGCTCGACGCCGGTGTCGTCAAGGACACCTACGTGCTGTCCTACACCTGGCGCGCGGACGGCCGGGCGGTGAGCTGGAAACTCGTCAGTGGTGAGTTGCAGAAAGCGCAGGACGGCACCTACGAGCTCATCGACCAGCCCGACGGCACCACCCAGGTGGTGTACGAGCTGACCGTGGACCTCACCATCCCGATGATCGGGATGTTCAAACGCAAGGCCGAGAAGGTGATCACCGATACGGCTCTCAAGGAACTCAAGAAACGGGTCGAAGGCTGA
- a CDS encoding polyketide cyclase / dehydrase and lipid transport, producing MSSIQVADQTFVAASGAAVAEVLADRGRWRQWWPDLTLEVREDRGDKGIRWSVAGPLTGTMEVWLEPSLDGVILHYFLHAEPPAAGTVSARTLMAANRSRRVAGKKMSFEVKSRLEAGRPAGVAPSR from the coding sequence GTGAGCAGCATTCAGGTGGCCGACCAGACCTTCGTCGCCGCGTCCGGCGCCGCGGTCGCCGAGGTGCTGGCCGATCGCGGCCGCTGGCGGCAGTGGTGGCCCGATCTCACCCTGGAGGTGCGAGAGGATCGGGGCGACAAGGGTATTCGCTGGTCGGTCGCGGGCCCGCTGACCGGCACCATGGAGGTCTGGCTGGAGCCGTCGCTGGACGGCGTGATCCTGCATTACTTCCTGCACGCAGAACCGCCGGCCGCGGGAACCGTGTCGGCGCGAACGTTGATGGCGGCCAACAGATCTCGGCGAGTGGCCGGTAAGAAGATGTCGTTCGAGGTGAAATCCCGGCTGGAAGCCGGCCGTCCGGCCGGTGTGGCGCCGTCACGCTAG
- a CDS encoding glycosyltransferase family 4 protein — MARTLLITNDFPPRPGGIQSYVHSLALRMPPEDLVVYAPRWRGDSHLRFDAQQPFQVVRHPTTLMLPTPLVLRRAAKLLRDERCDTVWFGAAAPLALMSPALRRAGAHRIAASTHGHEVGWSMLPGARQVLRVIGDHTDAITYVSKYTRRRFAAAFGPRAALEYLPPGVDSAVFRPDPAARAELRARYGLGDRPTVLCLSRLVPRKGQDMLILAMREIRRRVDGAVLVIAGGGPYEERLRGLANSLELDGDVVFTGRVPAAELAAHHTIADVFAMPSRTRGAGLDVEGLGIVYLEASATGVPVVAGNSGGAPETVLEGRTGTVVDGRSERSVAAAVVDILSDRDAAARMGAAGREWVADQWGWDARGARLRALLGSETRSGSRDGDGVGPLS; from the coding sequence ATGGCCCGCACGCTGTTGATCACCAACGACTTTCCGCCTCGGCCGGGTGGGATCCAGTCGTATGTTCATTCGCTGGCGTTGCGGATGCCACCGGAGGATCTCGTCGTCTACGCACCTCGCTGGCGCGGCGACTCCCATCTGCGCTTCGACGCCCAGCAGCCGTTCCAGGTGGTGCGCCATCCCACCACCCTGATGTTGCCGACGCCACTGGTCCTGCGCCGCGCGGCGAAACTGCTGCGCGACGAACGATGCGACACCGTCTGGTTCGGTGCGGCCGCCCCGCTGGCGCTGATGTCGCCGGCACTGCGCCGCGCGGGCGCGCACCGGATCGCGGCCAGTACCCACGGCCACGAGGTGGGCTGGTCGATGCTGCCCGGCGCGCGCCAGGTGCTGCGCGTGATCGGAGACCACACCGACGCGATCACCTACGTCAGCAAATACACCCGGCGCCGATTCGCCGCGGCGTTCGGCCCGCGGGCGGCGCTGGAATATCTGCCCCCGGGCGTCGACAGCGCGGTCTTCCGCCCGGACCCGGCGGCGCGCGCGGAGCTGCGGGCCCGCTATGGACTCGGAGACCGGCCCACCGTGCTCTGCCTGTCCCGGCTGGTCCCGCGCAAGGGACAGGACATGCTGATCCTGGCCATGCGCGAGATCCGCCGGCGCGTGGACGGCGCCGTGCTGGTCATCGCGGGTGGCGGCCCGTACGAGGAGCGGTTGCGCGGCCTGGCGAATTCGCTGGAACTCGACGGCGATGTGGTGTTCACCGGACGGGTCCCGGCCGCCGAACTGGCCGCCCACCACACCATCGCCGACGTCTTCGCGATGCCGTCGAGGACTCGCGGTGCTGGACTCGATGTCGAGGGTCTGGGCATCGTCTATCTGGAGGCGTCGGCGACGGGGGTGCCCGTGGTGGCCGGAAATTCCGGTGGCGCACCGGAAACCGTCCTCGAGGGACGTACCGGCACGGTGGTCGACGGGCGCAGCGAGCGGTCCGTGGCCGCGGCCGTCGTCGATATCCTGTCCGACCGCGACGCCGCGGCGCGAATGGGTGCCGCCGGCCGAGAATGGGTCGCCGACCAGTGGGGATGGGACGCCCGGGGCGCCCGGCTACGTGCCCTGCTCGGTTCCGAGACGCGTTCGGGCAGCCGCGACGGCGACGGCGTCGGTCCGCTGAGCTAG